From a region of the Corynebacterium aurimucosum genome:
- a CDS encoding ribbon-helix-helix protein, CopG family, which translates to MKQAPHPSGRVVSVRMPDEIIERLDALCDRTGRSRGFYLKMAITAMLPKLEEFHWNQVAADFEEKTINNLFNQIMLNGLKDESEEQE; encoded by the coding sequence ATGAAACAAGCACCCCACCCTTCCGGACGTGTGGTGTCTGTACGGATGCCAGATGAAATCATTGAACGACTCGACGCTCTCTGCGATAGGACAGGACGTAGTCGAGGTTTCTACTTAAAAATGGCTATTACAGCCATGCTTCCCAAACTAGAAGAATTCCATTGGAATCAAGTGGCTGCAGACTTCGAAGAGAAGACAATCAACAACCTGTTTAACCAAATAATGCTCAACGGGCTAAAAGACGAGTCCGAAGAACAAGAGTGA
- a CDS encoding 3-deoxy-D-manno-octulosonate 8-phosphate phosphatase: protein MKKRQELRQHLEEEQRKLRDRKKSINSLLSLIDLRDELNEKIGEVSQSIIDLGEAKEFVRELVGVSQRDFNAMLKTAKESSPSVNDSPIEDESHTGDSERQDDDEAASATKGAGGDGDYKKGAQ, encoded by the coding sequence TTGAAGAAGCGTCAGGAACTGCGTCAGCATCTCGAAGAGGAACAGCGTAAGCTTCGCGACCGGAAGAAGAGCATTAACTCGTTGCTTAGCCTTATTGATCTGCGAGACGAGTTGAACGAAAAGATTGGTGAAGTCTCACAGTCCATTATCGACCTAGGTGAAGCTAAGGAATTTGTGCGCGAGCTCGTCGGTGTGAGCCAGCGAGATTTCAACGCAATGCTCAAGACTGCTAAGGAGTCTTCTCCTAGTGTGAACGATTCACCTATAGAAGACGAGTCGCATACTGGCGACAGTGAGCGCCAGGACGATGACGAAGCCGCCAGCGCCACTAAGGGCGCTGGCGGCGATGGTGACTATAAGAAGGGTGCCCAGTAG